From a region of the Marinomonas mediterranea MMB-1 genome:
- a CDS encoding YqaA family protein codes for MLDLLSLFSTSFLSSTILPGGSEALLLYLTQTSTYSLIALWVIASVGNTLGGLTNWLLGRYLYRFKEHRLFPISSTQLNKATHFFHKYGTASLLFSWLPIIGDALCILAGVSRVRLFIFFVLVLFGKSARYAILLLGVEYL; via the coding sequence TTGCTTGATCTACTTTCCCTCTTTAGCACGTCGTTTTTATCGTCGACTATTTTACCGGGCGGCTCGGAAGCGCTGCTGCTTTATTTGACTCAGACGTCGACCTATTCGTTGATAGCGCTGTGGGTTATCGCAAGTGTCGGGAATACGTTAGGGGGGTTAACGAACTGGTTATTAGGACGTTATTTGTATCGGTTTAAGGAACATAGACTTTTTCCAATTTCTAGCACACAACTTAATAAAGCGACACACTTCTTTCATAAGTACGGTACAGCATCCCTTTTATTCAGTTGGCTTCCTATAATAGGTGACGCATTGTGCATATTAGCAGGCGTCTCCAGAGTGAGACTTTTCATTTTCTTTGTTCTTGTTTTGTTTGGTAAATCTGCTCGGTATGCCATACTCTTATTGGGTGTAGAGTATCTTTGA
- a CDS encoding phosphatase PAP2 family protein, whose amino-acid sequence MFKPWKFGVAPACFVLCAVLFSVWPELDLYVSGLFYDSATSSFPANDNSFVKFIYWIFKEMPAVIVPVLLGLCVLTLFKTGPEWSKAHKRKWYFMLAFLLVGPGIIVHTGFKDNWDRARPRHVVEFGGSKQFTPPLVVSDQCKKNCSFVSGHAAMGFAFIALGWVLKSRPWLFFGLGLGLFVGGIRVLQGGHFLSDIIFSGFICYASAWVMARWIIDTCPLERKKREAETEKMQSNAV is encoded by the coding sequence ATGTTTAAGCCTTGGAAGTTTGGTGTCGCACCGGCTTGTTTTGTTTTATGTGCTGTGTTGTTTTCTGTGTGGCCCGAACTCGACTTATATGTGAGTGGACTGTTTTACGATTCTGCAACGTCGAGCTTCCCTGCTAACGACAATTCATTTGTGAAATTTATCTATTGGATTTTTAAAGAGATGCCCGCTGTCATCGTCCCTGTATTGTTGGGGTTGTGTGTGTTGACGTTATTCAAAACTGGGCCTGAGTGGAGCAAAGCCCACAAACGTAAATGGTATTTTATGCTTGCGTTCTTATTGGTTGGCCCTGGTATTATTGTTCACACTGGTTTTAAAGACAATTGGGATCGTGCACGTCCACGTCATGTCGTAGAGTTTGGTGGTAGTAAACAGTTTACGCCACCACTGGTTGTCAGTGATCAGTGTAAGAAGAACTGCTCATTTGTGAGTGGCCACGCCGCCATGGGTTTTGCATTTATTGCACTCGGTTGGGTATTAAAGAGTCGTCCTTGGCTTTTCTTTGGGCTTGGCTTGGGTCTATTTGTGGGTGGAATAAGGGTCCTTCAAGGAGGGCACTTTTTGAGTGATATCATTTTTAGTGGGTTTATATGTTACGCAAGCGCATGGGTAATGGCGCGTTGGATAATCGATACTTGCCCGCTGGAACGGAAAAAACGAGAAGCTGAAACTGAAAAAATGCAGTCCAATGCTGTTTAA
- a CDS encoding methyl-accepting chemotaxis protein, with product MIKRVNNVKIKYKLWAIIGLMSLGTAALIFVSLYSLYQTNLKSLLNQTQVMVDAAASGLTSVNEKELIQKVEALHPPTQSGYVLLGKDKKTIYAPSWIENTSFQSVNFALNPSIADIASPNGASPMSVLIASKLLSEHQLNGNYRLVAVSSMNIVYDAFKSALIDFGILVAVLTIVIGGTALTIISLVTIRITKLCDTMRSVKQSGDLTQRVEFDGHDEMGEMADAFNHMVSSFRAIVRQIGNTSQALDNVIIETNKATLATTDGVNTQQKDTKSAIDSMANVMESVNQILNIAEEANLAANNLGEHSKSGLHTMHEANADIQNLSSEVGEAATQFQQLREDVKHINDRLSIISEVADKTNLLALNAAIEAARAGEQGRGFAVVADEVRQLAQQSQHAAGEIGRLIEQLTNQTFNTVDIMEKAQDTANIGAERMSEAETAFNDIAQGVLTISELNAQIKAGSDNQYDISNTVNTTLNNIGNVCDQTQHNSIAIETSVNHIEECALELSSVVAQYRT from the coding sequence ATGATCAAGCGTGTAAACAATGTAAAAATCAAATACAAGCTCTGGGCGATTATTGGCCTTATGTCACTCGGCACCGCCGCGTTAATTTTTGTATCTTTATACTCACTCTATCAAACCAATCTTAAGAGTTTATTAAATCAAACACAGGTAATGGTTGATGCTGCGGCCTCAGGCCTAACTTCTGTTAATGAGAAAGAGCTAATCCAAAAAGTCGAAGCACTCCATCCCCCTACTCAATCTGGATACGTCCTACTTGGTAAAGATAAGAAAACCATTTATGCCCCATCATGGATTGAAAATACATCGTTTCAGTCAGTTAACTTTGCACTAAACCCAAGTATTGCTGACATTGCCTCACCTAACGGGGCATCACCCATGTCGGTGCTCATTGCTTCCAAACTACTTAGCGAACACCAGTTGAATGGCAACTATAGGCTTGTTGCGGTTTCCAGTATGAATATTGTCTATGATGCATTTAAAAGCGCATTGATTGATTTTGGGATACTTGTCGCAGTATTAACCATCGTAATAGGCGGAACCGCCTTGACGATCATTAGCCTTGTCACTATTCGAATCACCAAACTCTGCGATACTATGCGTTCCGTAAAACAATCAGGAGACCTCACTCAACGAGTTGAATTTGATGGTCACGACGAAATGGGTGAGATGGCCGATGCATTTAATCATATGGTATCCAGTTTCCGCGCCATTGTTCGCCAAATAGGGAACACCAGCCAAGCATTAGACAATGTCATAATAGAAACAAATAAAGCCACATTGGCCACGACGGACGGCGTAAACACACAGCAAAAAGACACGAAAAGTGCTATTGATTCCATGGCCAATGTCATGGAATCAGTGAATCAGATACTCAACATCGCAGAAGAAGCTAACCTTGCGGCAAATAACCTTGGAGAGCATTCAAAAAGCGGCCTTCATACCATGCATGAAGCCAATGCAGATATTCAAAACCTTTCATCAGAAGTCGGTGAAGCCGCCACGCAATTTCAGCAGCTAAGGGAAGACGTTAAACATATAAACGACCGTTTGAGCATCATTTCCGAAGTCGCAGATAAAACCAATTTACTTGCGTTAAATGCTGCTATAGAAGCCGCCCGTGCAGGAGAGCAAGGTCGCGGTTTTGCCGTTGTTGCCGACGAAGTACGACAACTTGCCCAGCAATCTCAACATGCTGCAGGGGAAATTGGACGTTTAATTGAGCAGCTTACAAACCAGACGTTCAACACGGTTGATATTATGGAAAAAGCACAAGATACGGCAAACATAGGAGCCGAAAGAATGTCGGAGGCCGAAACGGCCTTTAATGATATAGCACAGGGTGTATTAACCATTTCTGAACTAAACGCGCAGATCAAAGCAGGTTCAGACAACCAATATGATATTTCAAATACAGTAAATACCACGTTAAACAATATCGGCAATGTATGCGACCAAACACAACACAACTCTATCGCAATAGAAACGTCCGTGAATCACATAGAGGAATGCGCGCTAGAACTTAGCAGCGTCGTTGCGCAATACCGAACATAG
- a CDS encoding glycoside hydrolase family 15 protein: MASDTQSKLDSLYHHIKNVILSRQHPVTGLFPASTSVNNHGDYTDAWVRDNVYSIQAVWALYLAYKRASNPDKRAHELEYTCIKMMRGLLFAMMRQSPKVEAFKHSLDPIDSLHAKYDTKTGLEVVADDAWGHLQIDATSFYLLTLAQMTKAGSKLIYNREELNFIQNLIYYISRTYRTPDYGIWERGNKVNNGKAEINASSVGMAKAAMEALDGLNLFGNDGPEWAVIHSFADAVARAGSVLQSLLPKESRSKEVDGALLSIISFPAFALNDEKLTRKTRKEILDKLGGNYGCKRFLLDGHQTVIEDHSRIYYEHDELINFEHIESEWPLFYTYLYIDRLFARDWESANFYRYKLEELMVERDGERLLPELYYVPEDKILAEKEKPGSQERLPNDNLPLVWAQSLYLVGKMIDEELITTDDLDPLGLHKVQHNRKSVSTSMVVLAKNEKVKEQLVQAGCLCQTIDEIAPVGVISSEQLIELYHYLGASDNLGLTGRPSRALNSLATSQPFTINDQNYLCLSWIQNEDKDYTKTDPTLFKEHIQNELKIIDSHWYYPANAVFTVLIDDAMCEMPNSSELLDFIRQLQNHECDEFHVTPQSAKNAFKSGSRRSMTIKPTKDRQLGARFVVSEEPWPIDRTVTEVDCSHLYDLNTDSLLSKLLDTPPLPLAIETLVELGHRRALMNTIPNSMPAVTAYKVMDSVYVEALLHGDWYSVRRLFSLMIKPSTDLATYIADITVRQRVLVLGDSQENETHISSPLHQKEILDLIHHASSSSLTMVLHHEIISIAGALIKIHPEYFDGVRTIRIHSLALLCARQLDSEDTRPSIDILASATPYALYQALKAVLIQKHEDFTHVATKLRYNQSVNSTDVKMKDVDWFDWRTEQGLITKLPEDMLAQLWDSLSHAQYIVFGDTQSNTILDCKRTLSSMTPGEDTFALLVESLTSDIHPSWYKSLIFEALYAFIQFCEQHKGNILLSEVNLPVLVSQAAHDRAKEVKQKHPEQSTEEIALDEFAQLTPSKVGQYLRWAVSKQHSQQHQA; encoded by the coding sequence ATGGCGTCAGATACACAGAGCAAGCTTGATTCTCTATATCACCACATTAAAAATGTCATTTTATCTCGTCAACACCCTGTAACAGGCCTTTTTCCCGCTAGCACCAGTGTCAATAACCACGGTGACTACACGGACGCATGGGTTCGAGACAATGTATACAGTATTCAAGCGGTGTGGGCCCTTTACTTGGCTTACAAACGAGCCTCAAATCCCGACAAACGAGCGCACGAATTAGAATATACGTGCATTAAAATGATGCGCGGTTTGTTATTTGCAATGATGCGTCAATCACCGAAAGTAGAAGCATTTAAACACAGCTTAGATCCGATCGATTCTTTACACGCGAAATACGACACGAAGACTGGGCTAGAAGTCGTTGCGGATGACGCGTGGGGTCACCTTCAAATTGATGCCACAAGTTTCTATTTACTAACGCTCGCACAAATGACAAAAGCTGGAAGCAAGCTCATCTATAATCGCGAAGAGCTGAACTTCATACAGAACCTCATTTACTACATCTCTCGGACCTATCGCACGCCCGATTACGGTATTTGGGAACGAGGCAACAAAGTAAATAACGGTAAAGCTGAAATAAATGCCAGCTCTGTAGGAATGGCAAAGGCGGCGATGGAGGCTTTAGATGGCCTCAATCTATTTGGAAATGACGGCCCTGAATGGGCCGTTATACATTCTTTCGCAGATGCCGTCGCTCGGGCAGGTTCCGTTCTGCAATCACTTCTGCCTAAAGAATCACGCTCTAAAGAAGTCGATGGCGCGCTGCTAAGCATCATCAGTTTTCCTGCCTTTGCGTTAAACGATGAAAAGCTCACGCGAAAAACACGAAAAGAAATCTTAGATAAACTGGGTGGAAATTACGGCTGTAAGCGATTCTTACTAGACGGTCACCAAACCGTGATAGAAGATCACAGTCGAATTTACTACGAACACGATGAGCTGATTAACTTCGAACACATAGAATCCGAATGGCCATTATTTTATACCTATCTATATATTGATAGGCTCTTTGCTAGAGACTGGGAGAGTGCCAATTTCTACCGCTATAAGCTCGAAGAGTTAATGGTTGAAAGGGATGGAGAAAGACTCCTCCCTGAACTCTATTATGTGCCAGAAGACAAGATTCTTGCGGAAAAAGAGAAGCCAGGTTCTCAAGAGCGGCTACCAAACGACAATCTCCCCCTAGTATGGGCGCAAAGCCTATATTTGGTCGGCAAAATGATTGACGAAGAACTCATCACGACGGATGACTTGGACCCTCTTGGTTTACATAAAGTACAGCATAATAGAAAATCCGTCTCTACCTCGATGGTGGTCTTAGCTAAGAATGAAAAAGTAAAAGAGCAACTGGTGCAAGCAGGTTGCCTATGCCAAACCATTGATGAAATTGCCCCCGTTGGTGTCATAAGCTCGGAACAATTAATAGAGCTTTATCACTATCTTGGCGCCTCGGACAACCTCGGCCTAACGGGCCGACCTTCACGTGCATTAAACAGCTTAGCGACTTCTCAGCCTTTCACTATTAATGACCAGAACTACCTTTGTCTTTCGTGGATTCAAAATGAAGATAAAGACTACACAAAAACAGACCCAACCCTGTTTAAAGAACACATTCAGAATGAGTTAAAAATCATTGATTCGCACTGGTATTACCCAGCAAACGCAGTATTTACAGTGCTCATCGATGATGCAATGTGTGAAATGCCAAACAGCTCAGAGTTATTAGACTTTATCCGCCAGTTACAAAATCACGAATGTGATGAGTTTCATGTCACGCCTCAATCAGCGAAAAATGCATTCAAGTCTGGTTCTAGGCGGTCTATGACAATAAAACCAACGAAAGATCGTCAATTAGGCGCACGTTTTGTCGTGAGTGAAGAGCCTTGGCCTATTGACCGTACCGTAACCGAGGTGGATTGCTCCCATTTATATGACCTTAATACTGACTCGCTTTTGTCGAAGCTTCTGGATACCCCTCCTCTCCCCTTAGCAATCGAAACGCTAGTAGAGTTGGGGCATAGACGCGCGTTAATGAATACCATCCCGAACTCGATGCCAGCAGTTACGGCCTATAAGGTGATGGATTCAGTCTACGTTGAAGCGCTTTTACACGGTGATTGGTACTCGGTTAGAAGGTTGTTTTCTTTGATGATTAAACCGTCGACGGATTTGGCGACCTATATCGCGGACATTACCGTGCGCCAACGAGTACTGGTATTAGGCGATTCTCAAGAGAACGAAACTCACATCTCATCGCCATTGCATCAAAAAGAAATTTTAGACTTAATACACCATGCGTCGTCCTCCAGCCTAACCATGGTCTTACACCATGAAATTATCTCAATTGCTGGCGCGCTTATAAAAATCCACCCTGAGTATTTTGATGGTGTCCGTACCATTCGAATTCATAGCTTAGCGCTACTGTGTGCTCGTCAACTTGATTCGGAAGATACACGACCCTCTATTGATATTCTTGCGAGTGCGACCCCTTATGCGCTATATCAAGCACTGAAAGCCGTATTGATACAGAAACATGAGGACTTTACCCACGTAGCAACAAAACTCCGCTACAATCAAAGTGTTAATAGCACCGATGTCAAAATGAAGGACGTCGATTGGTTCGATTGGCGAACAGAGCAAGGGCTCATCACGAAATTACCAGAAGACATGCTGGCGCAACTGTGGGATTCTCTTAGTCACGCACAATACATTGTGTTCGGAGACACACAGAGTAATACCATATTGGATTGCAAACGCACGCTGAGTTCGATGACGCCCGGTGAAGATACCTTCGCCTTACTCGTAGAATCACTGACATCAGACATTCACCCTAGCTGGTATAAGAGCCTTATATTTGAAGCTCTGTATGCATTTATTCAGTTCTGCGAGCAGCACAAAGGAAATATTCTATTGAGCGAGGTGAATTTACCCGTTCTTGTTTCACAAGCTGCGCATGATAGAGCTAAAGAAGTGAAGCAAAAGCATCCAGAGCAAAGCACGGAAGAAATAGCGCTAGACGAGTTCGCACAACTTACCCCAAGCAAAGTAGGACAATACCTTCGCTGGGCAGTAAGTAAGCAACACAGCCAACAACACCAAGCGTAA
- the glgB gene encoding 1,4-alpha-glucan branching protein GlgB produces the protein MDLFEDIVNARCSDPFGFLGLHWTEEKDLKLNVWRPDAVAIDVLAIDADSVIGKMNLNTDSGLFSCQWSDKKTFFHYRLRITFSDGNTATFVDPYQFNQATFADPEHHKATLYQKEGALFQSAPVTDSLAIDGTRFAVYAPAARSVYVVGDFNGWDGRIHPMSSNGDGVWRLFIPDVRDGAKYKFEIRAKSGDLLPHRTDPFAKRIEQFPSFASVVQESQYHWNDESWMSRPISDIYEEAVSIYEVHLGSWRKKEHNESLTYLELKEQLVPYVVEMGYTHVELLPVMEYPFDGSWGYQPVGLFAVTSRYGTPDEFKALIDAFHQAGISVIMDWVPAHFPSDSHGLANFDGTHQYEYEDPKKGWHPEWNSLIYDFGKEHVVDFLISNANFWLEEYHIDGLRVDAVASMLYLDYSREDGEWIPNVHGGNHNYEAIAFLKQLNETVYLNHPRCFTVAEESTAFSGVSKPTYMDGLGFGFKWNMGWMNDTLEYMKKDPIHRQYHQGELTFSMVYAFNEQFMLPISHDEVVHGKGSMIDKMPGDGWQKFANLRAFNGYMFTHPGKKLNFMGNEFAQGQEWSHTRSLDWHLLDIDYHKGLQTLVKDLNHLYTGEPALQLDHDYQGFEWLSYDDSQNSILAYVRQSKAKDELLIVVVNFTPTPHKGYRIGAPKLGRYDLILNTDASIYGGSGFHTAQTLEAESIENHGRNDSVMLDIPPLSTVIYKWKS, from the coding sequence ATGGATCTGTTTGAAGACATTGTAAATGCCCGCTGTTCCGACCCTTTCGGATTCCTTGGCCTACACTGGACTGAAGAAAAAGACTTGAAACTTAACGTTTGGCGACCTGATGCCGTCGCGATCGATGTACTTGCAATCGACGCAGACTCAGTCATTGGGAAAATGAATTTAAACACTGACAGCGGACTGTTCTCTTGTCAGTGGTCGGATAAAAAAACGTTTTTCCACTACCGTCTCAGAATCACATTCTCAGACGGCAATACTGCAACCTTCGTCGATCCTTATCAGTTTAATCAAGCAACGTTTGCTGATCCTGAGCATCACAAAGCAACCCTTTACCAAAAAGAAGGCGCTCTGTTTCAAAGTGCGCCAGTAACGGATTCTCTAGCGATCGATGGAACTCGATTTGCTGTCTATGCCCCCGCAGCTCGTTCAGTATACGTCGTGGGCGACTTTAACGGCTGGGACGGCCGTATCCATCCGATGTCGAGCAATGGCGACGGAGTATGGCGACTCTTCATTCCTGATGTCCGAGATGGCGCGAAATATAAGTTTGAAATCAGAGCAAAATCAGGCGACCTACTGCCACATAGAACCGATCCCTTTGCAAAACGAATCGAGCAATTTCCTTCATTTGCCAGTGTCGTACAGGAATCCCAGTACCACTGGAATGATGAAAGCTGGATGTCGCGACCTATATCAGATATTTACGAAGAAGCGGTCAGTATATATGAGGTACATCTCGGCTCTTGGAGAAAGAAAGAGCACAACGAGTCGCTTACTTATCTAGAGTTGAAAGAGCAACTTGTACCGTATGTTGTCGAAATGGGTTATACGCACGTAGAACTGCTACCTGTTATGGAGTACCCGTTTGATGGGTCTTGGGGTTATCAACCTGTTGGCTTATTCGCGGTAACGTCTCGATACGGCACACCAGACGAATTCAAAGCGTTAATCGATGCATTCCATCAAGCTGGAATCAGTGTCATTATGGATTGGGTTCCAGCGCATTTCCCATCCGATAGCCATGGGCTCGCGAACTTTGATGGAACCCATCAGTACGAGTACGAAGACCCGAAAAAAGGCTGGCACCCCGAATGGAACTCTTTGATCTACGATTTTGGTAAAGAACACGTCGTTGACTTCCTAATCAGCAACGCAAATTTCTGGTTAGAGGAATACCATATTGACGGCCTGCGAGTCGATGCGGTTGCATCCATGTTGTATCTGGATTACTCACGCGAAGACGGCGAATGGATTCCAAATGTTCATGGCGGCAATCACAACTACGAAGCGATTGCGTTCTTGAAACAACTGAATGAGACGGTTTACTTGAACCACCCACGTTGTTTCACAGTTGCAGAAGAGTCTACCGCCTTTTCAGGCGTGTCTAAACCGACCTATATGGACGGCCTAGGGTTCGGGTTCAAGTGGAATATGGGCTGGATGAACGATACCTTAGAGTATATGAAGAAAGACCCGATTCACCGTCAATACCATCAGGGTGAGCTCACCTTCTCCATGGTATACGCCTTTAATGAGCAGTTTATGCTGCCTATTTCACATGACGAAGTGGTTCATGGAAAAGGCTCTATGATCGACAAAATGCCCGGCGATGGCTGGCAGAAGTTTGCAAACCTTAGGGCGTTCAATGGCTACATGTTTACTCACCCCGGTAAGAAACTAAACTTTATGGGGAACGAATTTGCTCAAGGTCAAGAATGGAGCCACACTAGATCCCTAGACTGGCACTTGCTCGATATCGATTACCACAAAGGGCTACAAACACTGGTCAAAGACTTAAATCACCTCTATACCGGTGAGCCTGCGCTGCAACTAGATCACGATTATCAAGGATTTGAATGGCTTTCTTATGATGACAGTCAAAACTCCATTCTTGCTTACGTAAGGCAATCTAAGGCAAAAGATGAATTACTGATCGTTGTTGTGAATTTTACACCAACACCTCACAAAGGTTACCGGATAGGTGCGCCAAAATTAGGGCGCTATGACCTGATTTTAAATACTGATGCCTCTATCTATGGTGGAAGTGGGTTCCACACGGCACAAACGCTTGAGGCTGAAAGCATTGAAAACCACGGTAGAAACGACAGTGTCATGCTCGATATTCCACCACTTTCAACTGTAATCTATAAATGGAAATCTTAG
- the glgX gene encoding glycogen debranching protein GlgX, producing MPLAPLVRSGSPLPLGANVTDEGVNFAVASEDATQIYLCLFNENDEEEHVIPFVSHHRGIWHMEVLGLKEGQHYGFRAEGTFSPKDQLMFNRHKLLIDPYAKSLTGTLEWHPDLSAMYSDGHFNPIDTAHYVPKSIVKTITRPDDAPARVSVKGAERSLYELHIKGFSKNLEVSPELKGTYLGVVSEQGISHLKELGVTTIQLMPCFAFANERHLQKLGLQNYWGYNPINFFTPDHRYAVEDPVIECQTMIMSLKRAGFEVIIDVVYNHTAESELDQASFSFKGLDNARYYRHENGEYLNYTGCGNCVNTYHPAAVRLICDSMRYWVDVMGVDGFRFDLGVDLGREKHDFSSTSPLLQAILQDPVLSETCLVMEPWDIGPNGYQVGNFPRGFLECNDKYRDIVRRFWRGDEGIVGEFATRFMGSRDVFHKGYKCALHSVNYISYHDGYTLHDLVSYHRRHNHANMENNRDGHGDNISQNFGVEGPTSDNRIKAQRLNQQLCFLATLLLSQGTPHILGGDELSHTQHGNNNAYCQDNQTTWLGWQNSDEREQLQSAIKTLLNLRKAYPVLAEVFLEDDPLYQYKESDKVEWVNEAGRPMSNEDWSESERDFLSVLFTTSDLSSRLWLIFYREDQVLDVPLIKNARQHQLLFYTPGVAMRDNHLHITERSVALVKLLP from the coding sequence ATGCCATTAGCTCCGTTAGTTCGATCAGGCAGCCCGCTCCCACTAGGAGCGAATGTCACGGATGAAGGCGTGAATTTCGCTGTCGCTTCAGAAGACGCTACCCAAATATACCTTTGCTTGTTTAACGAGAATGATGAAGAAGAGCATGTTATACCCTTTGTTTCACATCATCGTGGTATATGGCATATGGAAGTTCTTGGCCTTAAGGAAGGGCAGCATTATGGGTTTCGCGCAGAAGGCACCTTTTCACCAAAAGACCAGCTCATGTTTAACCGGCATAAACTACTGATTGACCCCTATGCCAAGTCTCTTACAGGCACATTAGAGTGGCATCCAGACCTGTCAGCTATGTACTCTGATGGGCATTTCAATCCTATTGATACCGCTCACTACGTCCCAAAATCAATAGTCAAAACAATCACGCGACCAGACGATGCACCCGCTAGAGTTAGCGTTAAAGGTGCAGAACGGAGCTTATACGAGCTACACATAAAAGGCTTTAGTAAGAACCTTGAAGTTTCTCCAGAGTTAAAAGGCACTTATTTAGGCGTTGTCTCGGAACAAGGTATTTCTCATCTAAAAGAGCTTGGGGTTACAACCATTCAACTTATGCCTTGTTTTGCATTTGCCAATGAAAGGCACCTACAAAAATTAGGGTTACAAAATTATTGGGGCTACAACCCAATTAACTTTTTTACACCAGACCACAGATACGCGGTAGAAGACCCTGTCATTGAGTGTCAAACAATGATTATGTCACTCAAAAGAGCAGGTTTTGAGGTCATTATCGATGTTGTCTACAACCACACCGCTGAAAGCGAGTTAGATCAAGCGAGTTTCAGCTTCAAAGGACTCGATAACGCACGTTATTATCGTCACGAAAATGGCGAATACTTGAACTACACAGGTTGTGGGAACTGTGTAAACACCTACCATCCAGCAGCAGTGCGATTGATCTGCGACAGCATGCGTTACTGGGTTGATGTCATGGGCGTAGATGGTTTCAGATTTGACCTAGGGGTCGACTTAGGACGGGAAAAACACGACTTTTCATCAACTTCTCCACTGTTGCAAGCCATTTTACAAGACCCTGTATTAAGTGAAACCTGTTTAGTCATGGAGCCTTGGGACATCGGCCCGAACGGCTATCAAGTCGGTAACTTTCCACGAGGTTTTCTAGAGTGCAACGACAAGTATCGAGACATAGTCAGACGCTTTTGGCGCGGTGATGAAGGAATTGTTGGCGAATTCGCAACACGATTTATGGGCTCTCGTGATGTATTCCACAAAGGCTATAAGTGTGCATTACACTCGGTAAACTACATCAGTTATCACGATGGCTACACCTTGCATGACTTGGTCTCTTACCACAGACGCCATAACCATGCGAATATGGAGAACAATCGCGATGGTCATGGCGATAATATCAGCCAGAACTTTGGTGTTGAAGGACCCACTTCAGACAACCGCATTAAAGCGCAAAGGCTAAACCAACAGCTGTGTTTTTTAGCAACACTACTCTTGAGTCAAGGCACTCCTCATATTTTGGGAGGTGATGAACTATCGCACACCCAACACGGCAACAACAATGCCTATTGCCAAGACAATCAAACGACGTGGCTAGGTTGGCAAAATAGCGATGAAAGAGAGCAATTACAAAGCGCGATCAAAACGCTATTAAACTTGAGAAAAGCCTACCCTGTACTTGCAGAAGTATTTTTGGAAGACGACCCGCTTTATCAATATAAAGAGTCAGATAAAGTAGAATGGGTCAATGAAGCTGGACGACCTATGTCAAATGAAGACTGGTCAGAAAGCGAAAGAGATTTTCTATCGGTATTGTTTACCACTTCGGACCTTTCATCCCGTTTATGGTTGATATTCTATCGAGAAGATCAGGTGTTAGACGTACCGCTTATAAAAAATGCACGCCAGCATCAGTTACTCTTCTATACTCCAGGGGTTGCCATGAGAGACAACCACCTACATATTACTGAACGTAGCGTCGCTTTGGTGAAACTGCTACCTTAG
- a CDS encoding 2OG-Fe dioxygenase family protein: MKKTTHTTEPFYLELGQLTRQCVNHLSPSFDRLPNNPYADGSYRIRRYSRFCFLQGHLEHLPTHPFVQDESINHFQGNVVRRYEELEGVVIEDPMFLEMFEHFKHMSGVEYGTHIEVHQLRIFADHQKAEVAPEGIHQDGFDRIGIYVIQRHNIEGGSINVHLSENSPAFISHAFDHGEFVILNDKKFFHSAKAIEPSDGDLGYMDVFVLTANLYH; encoded by the coding sequence ATGAAAAAGACAACACATACCACAGAACCCTTCTATCTAGAGCTCGGTCAATTAACCCGTCAATGCGTGAACCACCTATCCCCCTCATTTGACCGTTTACCGAATAATCCGTACGCCGATGGCAGCTATCGCATACGACGCTATTCTAGGTTTTGTTTTCTACAAGGGCACCTAGAGCATTTGCCCACGCACCCCTTTGTTCAAGATGAAAGCATCAACCACTTTCAGGGCAACGTAGTAAGACGATATGAGGAACTTGAAGGCGTCGTGATCGAAGATCCCATGTTCCTTGAGATGTTTGAACACTTTAAACATATGTCGGGGGTCGAATACGGCACACATATCGAAGTCCACCAGCTGCGTATCTTCGCAGATCATCAAAAAGCAGAAGTCGCCCCTGAAGGTATCCATCAAGACGGTTTTGATCGAATTGGCATCTATGTAATTCAACGGCATAACATAGAAGGAGGCAGCATTAACGTCCATTTAAGTGAAAACAGCCCAGCTTTTATTAGCCACGCATTCGATCATGGTGAATTCGTTATCCTTAATGATAAAAAATTCTTTCACAGTGCAAAAGCAATCGAACCGAGTGACGGCGATTTAGGCTATATGGACGTCTTTGTTTTAACTGCGAATTTATATCACTAA